ACTTGCCTGAGCGAGCCATTGACGAACGGGTGGTTTTCCCGCAACACATCCGCACCGCATCTTCCCGCATCGACATTCGACATCGATCCCAGTCTGAAAAGTTTTTTGGTTCTACCAATTATTGTATTTTTTCATGTTTTTTTAATTTGGATCAAATTTTTGTTGATTTTCAGAATCGAGATCCGCTATCGGTAATACCAATGAGGATAAAAAATGCAAAATGAGCCTGAATCCAACAAAGAACAATTAGCGTACCAGCGCATCATGCAGCTGATTCATGAAGACGCCTACCCGGTCGGGTCGCGACTGCCATCCGAAAGGCGCCTGGCCGAAAAGCTGGGCACGAGTCGGAACACGCTGCGTGGCGCCATGCGTCAACTCCAGGCCCATGGCGTGGTGGAGATCCGATCGGGCAGCGGCAATTATGTCATCAGCAAGGAGATCCCCCTGCCGCTCGTTTCCCAGATGTCCGATGCGCAGCACAGGGCCTCTCTTGGAGAGGTGATGGAAGTCCGCTTTCTGGTAGAACCGGTCATCGGGATGCACGCCGCGGAAATGGCCACCCCTGCCGATATCGAAGGACTCGAGGCGTGCCTCATGCGCATGAGTCGTGCGAGCATCGATAACATCCATGAGCAAATGATCCGCGAAGACAAGCACTTCCGCAAACTCCTGGCCCAAGGCGGCAAAAACCGCCTGATGGTATTGCTGCACGAAGGCATTGCCAGCCAGGAGAACGCCACGATTCTGGGACGGCAACTGCCCGAAAATGACAAGGCCTCGCTCTTTGCCGGTTACGTCGGCATCTTTAATGCCGTGCAACACAGGCAAACCGAGCAAACCTGCAAGGGCATCCGGAACCACATTCTGCGTCAATGCCGACTGATGATGGCGCGTGAATCCGTCGAGATGCCCGCCACCATCGTCGATGCCCTGCGTCACATGAAACGGAATCCCAATGATGATGAAGAAAAACAGGACGCCGAGGCAGCGGCCGGCAGCCGCTTGTAGCCACGAGCAGGTACCGCTTCGCCGCCTCCCCATCGATGATAGAATCCCACCGCCGATCCTGCCCTCGGATGATCCCTTCTCAAAAGCAAATACCATTTTAACACAGCGCCTGCGCACGAACCCGGCGCAGGGCTTTTTCTTGAACAAGCCAACTGGAAAGGAGGTAGAGTCGCCAATTTCTGACTGTTTGGATTCATTTGTCTCTGTGGGCAAACACGTGACCGACTAACAAAGGAGTGAAACTATGGAAGGGCAAGCCGTCAATTACTTGGAAAGCCGCCGGCTGGTAAAACGCTGGAAGGGCCCTGTTCCGGCCCTGGTCAGCCTGGTGTTGACCCTGGCGGTATTTTATCTGAC
This Desulfatitalea tepidiphila DNA region includes the following protein-coding sequences:
- a CDS encoding FadR/GntR family transcriptional regulator; protein product: MQNEPESNKEQLAYQRIMQLIHEDAYPVGSRLPSERRLAEKLGTSRNTLRGAMRQLQAHGVVEIRSGSGNYVISKEIPLPLVSQMSDAQHRASLGEVMEVRFLVEPVIGMHAAEMATPADIEGLEACLMRMSRASIDNIHEQMIREDKHFRKLLAQGGKNRLMVLLHEGIASQENATILGRQLPENDKASLFAGYVGIFNAVQHRQTEQTCKGIRNHILRQCRLMMARESVEMPATIVDALRHMKRNPNDDEEKQDAEAAAGSRL